In Microcaecilia unicolor chromosome 1, aMicUni1.1, whole genome shotgun sequence, the following are encoded in one genomic region:
- the LOC115463721 gene encoding gastrula zinc finger protein xLCGF3.1-like, translated as MAAGLCAQQMQVKFEDVAVSFSQEEWEYLDEEQKELYREVMKENYQILISLGIGSSTSTPKIISHIERGEEPYSRDEPGSEERETGKNSCSADHQITQERKIEKNQGEHPTEMEEIQRHAENVCENISLGSKRVNRRNCEQKSKELRDPSGDSTDGVKLHMHKRNCRTEKLFISSECNKSFTHLSALKKHQMIHRGDKHFTCTECNKSFTRLSNLKVHQMIHTGDKPFPCAECNQSFSSLAHLKRHKMIHTGHKPFACTECNKSFSRLSNLKVHQMMHTGDKPFTCTECNKSFSRLSNVKVHQMMHTGAKPFTCAECNKSFTWLSNLKLHQMMHTGKKPFVCTECNKSFTWLSNLKAHQKKIHTGDKLKASLGFHV; from the exons atggctgcagggctttgtgctcagcag ATGCAGGTGAAATTTGAGGACgtcgctgtctctttctcccaggaggagtgggagtatttagatgaagagcagaaggagctctacagggaggtgatgaaagAGAATTATCAGATTCTGATCTCACTGG GAATAGGTTCTTCAACCTCCACCCCTAAGATTATATCCCACATTGAACGAGGGGAAGAGCCGTACAGCAGGGATGAGCCAGGATCAGAGGAAAGAGAAACTGGGAAAAACAGCTGCTCAG CAGATCATCAGATCACACAGgaaaggaaaatagaaaagaatCAAGGAGAACATCCTACAGAAATGGAAGAAATTCAAAGGCATGCAGAAAATGTATGCGAGAATATTTCCCTGGGATCCAAAAGGGTTAACAGAAGGAACTGTGAGCAGAAATCAAAGGAGCTAAGAGACCCTTCAGGAGACTCAACGGATGGAGTCA AGCTCCATATGCACAAAAGAAATTGCAGAACTGAGAAACTATTTATAtctagtgagtgtaataaaagcttcactcatctTTCAGCTCTAAAAAAACACCAAATGATCCACAGAGGAGACAAACACTTTACATGtactgaatgtaataaaagcttcactcggcTTTCAAATCTAAAAGTGCACCAAATGATCCACACGGGAGATAAACCATTTCCATGTGCTGAGTGTAATCAAAGCTTCTCTTCACTTGCACATTTAAAAAGACACAAAATGATCCACACGGGGCACAAACCGTTTGCATGTaccgagtgtaataaaagcttcagccGGCTTTCAAATCTAAAAGTGCACCAAATGATGCACACGGGAGATAAACCGTTTacgtgtactgagtgtaataaaagcttcagtcggctTTCAAACGTAAAAGTGCACCAAATGATGCACACGGGAGccaaaccatttacatgtgctgagtgtaataaaagcttcacttggCTTTCAAATCTAAAATTGCACCAAATGatgcacacaggaaagaaaccatttgtatgtactgagtgtaataaaagcttcacttggCTTTCAAATCTAAAAGCACACCAAAAAAAGATCCACACAGGAGACAAATTAAAAGCTTCACTTGGCTTTCATGTCTAA